Part of the Triticum urartu cultivar G1812 chromosome 2, Tu2.1, whole genome shotgun sequence genome, GCATTGCCCTGTATATTCCGTGTACCCCTCCTGTGTCCATACCATAGGCCTGTGAGATCAGATGTTATGTTACTCCTGAAGGAAGAAGACTGTTTACTAGTTTCCCAGCGGAGAATCTCTCTCCACTCTAGTCTCTGAGAAAATCATGCTATGGTCGACTTGAGCCGGCAGCGGACCCATTCGCTTGCCGTTTGTTAAAGAGTATTGCAAGGATTGCAGCAACAAATGCCATTGTGCTGCTCCATTGATGCAACTGCTACTAATTCTGTTACCAACACCTGGGCTCTGACCTCTCATCGACATGGCTGCAGATTGGTGACAATGCAACTTTTCGCAGCCAAAATGCATTTCCTTTTTTTTTTTGCCGAGAAAACTTCCGATCTAGACCGTCTCATATTCACAAGCAGGGTACAGAGAAAAACAGAATCGCAGGATATTCATACGCATACATATCGCCGAGGGGGCCATCTTTTCTTCTCGCACTAGTAGAAAGCTACAGCTTACAGGTAACATAAAGTGGAGGGATGCAGCTCGGAAAATTTTGGCGCTTGCGTCGACCTGCATGCAGATCACAGGTCTCCATCGGCGAGTGGCGCCGACGACGTCGACGGCGACGGGGAGACCTTCCTCCGCACCTTCTCGGTGGTCCTCCCGATGGTCTCCTCGGCGGCCCTCGCCGCCGACACCGCCGTCTGCTCCACGGCCTCCTTGCCCATCGCCAGGCTCTGCTTGGCCGCCTTCTTCATCGACCCCGAGCTCCTCAGATCACACCTTCATCAGCCGCCACGCAAAAACAAGTAACCAACACGCCATGAGATGAGGGCACGCGTGCTTGGACCCGTGCACGGAGAAAGAAAGAAGAGAGCACGATATGTACCTTGGCTCGAGCGGGCGGAGCTTGAGGCACGCCAGCTTGGCCCACGCCCGGAGCGCGTCCAGCCAGCCCTCGTGCCCGGCGACGCCGATGGCGAGCTCCACCGGCTCGGGGGGCTTCTCGtccgccgccggcgccggcggcgaCACGAGGAAGACGACGACCGAGGCCGCGAGGAGCAGCGACGCGAGGGCGACGATGGCGGTCGCCGTGCCGCTTGTCCCCGCCGGCGACGCGAGCCCGTTGTTCCGGCCCTTTCCGCACATTTTTTTTTGCggctggtggtggtggcggagagAAATGATCGGGACGGGAGGGAGGAGGGCTCGGCGGCGCTCCTGGATTGGCTCGGACGGTCGGACCGTACGTGGTGGTGTTGGGTGGGAGTTTTGATCGCTGGGGCGGACACGTGAGGCACCACGTACGTGCGGCGGTTGGAGAGGACAGGTCGCCGAGCGAGGCTGCCGACTTCCGGGACACGTGTCGCGGCACGTACACGCAGCTGCTTTGGTAAAAGTAAAACAAATGAACCGGGCCGTGCCATGTCGTGTCAGATGTCAAAAGGTTAGTGCATCAGCCTATTGTGCCCGCCGGTCTAGCCTCCTGATACGAATCATCTCACGGCCGATACCATTGGAGCATCTACAATCAGACTTAAATCCGACCTCTCAAACATCGCGTGTCGGCAGTCTCAAATATTTGATTCTATAATTAGATATCTTAAATTAGAAATCTTAAATTCATGTTATTACATGAAACGTGAAACCTAATCTCAGCGGAGCTCGCCCAGTTTTGCCATGTCCATGTCCGGCGACCGGCTGCGCTTCTTAGAGTGATGGTCCGGTCACCGGCAAGGTAGAGTAGGGCATGGGACACGAGCCGGCTCACGAGACTCAAGGCGCCGTCTCTCATGTCCTACTCTTTCTCGTCGGAGCCTGAAAATTGAAAGGTGTCTGTGGACGTCAGATAGATGATGAATTCCCGATAAAAGGAGTCTGAGCGCCGCCTCGCACGGGCCTCCTCCCGGGAACGGCAGAGCGCAAGCCGGACAACCATCTCCTCCTTGGGGCCGCATGGGATGAGCTAGGGGTCGACGGGTCTGGAGGTGAAGAACTTGGATCCGCTGCCTGCCATGCCGGAGAAGACCAGACGAGAGCTTGGGTAGTGAAGGGGAGTGGAATGAAGAGGCTAGGGTTTGATTTGGCAAGCAGACGAGGAGGAATATATGTTGGGTCGGGTGGGCCATCATGGGCCGGGTCTATGTTGGTTGGCTATAATTAAAAGAAATTATGGGCACATGCCGATAAAAAAGAATATGCTGATTTGGCTTTGATGAAAATATATGGGCAAATGAGCGCTAAAATAAGTAAAGAGAATACACCCTGGTAAAGCAAGGACTACCTGGTTATGTGCTGTGCTGATTATGCTAATGAAACTTGATTCATTGTAATTAGTAATCCATCCAGTTACACCATCGTACAAGAGAGTGCTCGAAGCAACTATGCCCCGAAGTCGTCGTGAAGCCACAAAGTGAAAAGGCAACCACAACCTCAGAGACGGACTCGAAGAAAAAAAGGCATGAGTTTGGTGGTGGCCGCCATTCGAACCAACCCGATCACTATTCAGATGTCGTCGACCAAACATGACCCGCGAGAACATCGCAGATCCTCGCTCTGTCGCCCCACCGTTGCGGCGACCGTTTTGATGGACACACCAATTATCTCGCCTGATGCTTCTTGCAAAAAGTATCTCtcctgttgcaacgcacgggcatatgtgctagtattaGAAAAATGAAACTTATGATATATCACTGAAATGGTGATCAGATTTTCGAAATTGATACTTGTGACATATATCACTGGAATGGTAACATGATTTGTGAAAATTGTGAAATCTGTGAATGGTACCACAATGTAACTGGAATGGGACTACTGAGTTCGTGAAATTATTGACATTCATGATTGTAAATTAGTTAACTATGGATTTGTGTTTATGGAATATTGAAATTTGTGCTCTCCGTATTCATGAAAATATTTTAAGAAATGTGTTTCGATATTTGCGAGATAAGATTTCATGTTTATGAAATTATCGAaatccccgtttctgatttttttGTAAAATATTGCTATTTTTTGTATATTGCAGATAGAGTGAAACTATTGAAAAATCTTTaccaaaaaataaaataaaatgaaaatcATTTTGAAACTTTTGTAAGCATTACTTTAATATTTCAATTAATAAAGCTAGCTTACTTAGTGTTTGTGGTATACAAATACTGAAAATCGCTTGGGAATTGCTCTGATTCaaccggttgaaaagagatgttGCGTTGTGCTTGTGTCGCGTCGGCCGGCTCCTCCACACATCATTTCCCTTTTTCCGTCTGCCTCGCTCGTCATACTGAAGAGAGGGCTCCCATGGCGGGACAGAGATCTGGTGACAGGCACATTTGCATGTTACCGTGTGCCTTGCGGCTGGAATTTAAATTTAAACATTGcgaaaaaatctgaaaaaaatcaTGCATGTTCACATCACATAGTAAGATAACCCctaaaaaattcagatcaaaattCGAAATATACATCGAGAAGCCAAAAAGAGAAATCTTTTATGAATAGTTCGCGAATGGTTCTCTGTAGACTATTCACATCTGAGTTTCTCTtttttgctacctcttgagcactgcgttggttttctcttgaaaaggaaagggtgatgcagcaaaatagcgtaattatttccttcagtttttgagaaccaaggtatcaatccagtaggaggccatgcacgagtccctcgcacctacacaaacaaataaaatcctcgcaaccaacgcaataaaggggttgtcaatccctttacggtaacttacgaaagtgagatctgatagatatgataagataatatttttggtatttttatgataaagatgcaaagtaaataaagcgaaataaaaacggcaccagaaatagcttgttgacgggagattaatatgatggaaaaaaACCCGGGgcccatagatttcactagtggcttctctcgagagcataagtattacggtgggtaaacaaattactgttgaacagttgacagaattgagcatagttatgagaatatctaggtatgatcatgtatataggcatcacgtccgagacaagtagaccgactcctgcctgcatctactattattactctacacatcgaccgctatccagcatgcaactagagtattaagttcaaaggaacaaagtaacgctttaagtaagatgaaatgatgtagagggataaactcatgcaatatgatataaaccctatcttgttatcctcgatggcaacaatacaatacgtgccttgctgccctactgtcactgggaaaggacaccgcaagattgaacccaaagctaagcacttctcccattgcaagaaagagcaatctagtaggccaaaccaaactgataattcgaagagacttgcaaagacaaccaatcatacataaaagaatttagagaagattcaaatattgttcatagataaacttgatcataaacccataatttatcggtctcaacaaacacaccgcaaaagaagattgcatcgaatagatctccacgagaatcgtggagaactttgtattaagatccaaagagggagaagaagccatctagctaataactatggacctgaaggtctgaggtaaactactcgcacatcattggagaggctatggtgttgatgtagaagccctccgtgatcgatgccccctccggcggagctccggaaaaggccccaagatgggatctcacgggtacagaaggttgcggcggtggaattaggtttttggctccatatctgatggtttgggggtacgtaggtatatataggaggaagaagtacgtcggtgaagcaacatgggccccatgagggtggagggcgcgcctggggggagGGTAGGTGCCCCCTACCTTGTGCCTTCCTGgtagctttcttgacgtagggtccaagtcctctggatcacgttcgttccaaaaatcacgttcccgaaggtttcattccatttggactccgtttgatattctttctctacgaaactctgaaataggcaaaatcagcaattctgggctgggcttcctgttaataggttagtcccaaaaataatataaaagtttataataaagcccaataatgtccaaaacagaatataatatagcatggaacaatcaaaaattatagatacgttggagacgtatcacgcacCGCATTGTCGTGGTGGGCAGGCTGGGTGAAGATGACGAAGAAGTCCAACGAGCCGCCTATCTCACTCCCCCCTTATCCTTTCATCCCGTATCTCTTTCCTGCAGAAAACATTGAGTCACTtgttcttctcctcttttttctttttcctgcGGCACATCGCAGCCATGGCAGCACCATCGCCCGTCGCCCTAGACCGACGACGCCACCGCTCACGTTGCTGCAATGCTTGCTCCTACacgctgatacgtccattttgcatcatgcttttatatcgatatttattgcattatgggttgttattacacattatgtcacaatacttatgcctattctctcttattttataaggtttacataaagagggagaatgccgacagctgggattctgagCTAGAAAAgtagcaaatattagagacatgttctgcacatctccaaaagtcctgaaacttcacggaagacgttttcaaaatatataaaaaataccgagcgcaagaagttcaccagggggccacaccctgcccacgagggtgggggacgcgccccctacctcgtgggccccctggtggccctccgatggctatcttctgctatatgaagtctttcgatgaggaaaaaatcataagccatctcctcggacgaaactccaccgccacgaggcggaaccttggcggaaccaatcaagggctctggcggagctgttctgccggggaaacttccctccggggaAACTTCTCTTCGTAAAATGAAAGTCaaaagggtggggggcgccctccctagggcgcgccccctgcctcgtgggcccctcggtgctccaccgacgtactccttcctcctatatatacacacgtacccccaaacgatcagaacaggagtcaaaaacctaattccactgccgcaactttctgtatccacgagatcccatcttggggcctgttccggagctccgccggaagagtgggccgtcatcacagagggcttctacatcatcatagcctctccgatgaagtgtgagtagtttacctcagaccttcgggtccatagttagtagctagatggcttcttctctctctttgaatctc contains:
- the LOC125536149 gene encoding uncharacterized protein LOC125536149 encodes the protein MCGKGRNNGLASPAGTSGTATAIVALASLLLAASVVVFLVSPPAPAADEKPPEPVELAIGVAGHEGWLDALRAWAKLACLKLRPLEPRCDLRSSGSMKKAAKQSLAMGKEAVEQTAVSAARAAEETIGRTTEKVRRKVSPSPSTSSAPLADGDL